One Pocillopora verrucosa isolate sample1 chromosome 10, ASM3666991v2, whole genome shotgun sequence genomic window carries:
- the LOC136284049 gene encoding uncharacterized protein translates to MASATDLQDTEDRPVPSSIARDRSLQSTSGKYKRRGNSNTVKVPLHERVRQFPDENFIVREGKLFCNACRQILSTKKSVLKVHVSCKKHQDGKQKLKRSKLREQTITEALKREESCKSKDSTLPVEECAYRLEVVTEFLKAGIPIAKTDMLRSLLEKNGYRLTGSSNLGQYVSMALKQEIEQIKHELEMPGQVGLTRDISVIFDGSTRQGEAIAIIVRFMDNDWNITQRLVRIQVCSKSVNANELAQVLNQCLSVEYRVRGNSLIAAMRDGASVNQAALNIVSFIFPNMLNVVCFSHTLDNVGNHFEIPTLKEFGSMWIRMFRNSCKAKLLWKDLTGRAPKSYSETRWWSRWEVYQQLMVQFGDLERYMEEAKDAKVCPQILPQLQEILSDPQQLMLLKLELAATIDIGEHFVKATYFLEGDGPLIFSCYEKVSAVNQACQAPHYPNVHAIATAIAREDPGQNVAALERRAKACVEPAITWFRRKFNVDLYDLLMAFKAARLFCPVSVQWLRPTDASVESLRAFPFLDSDAIINGLKVELPVYLAAAEDVNVLSEEQKVEWWHRQEERLPRWATAVKQVLLIQPSSAAAERVFSILKASFNEQQDCALVDYIQASVMAQYNKR, encoded by the coding sequence ATGGCGTCGGCGACGGACTTGCAAGATACTGAAGATAGACCAGTTCCATCATCTATAGCAAGAGATCGATCACTACAGTCCACCTCCGGTAAATACAAGCGACGAGGAAATAGCAACACTGTGAAAGTGCCGTTACACGAGCGAGTACGACAGTTTCCTGATGAGAACTTCATTGTTAGAGAAGGAAAGCTGTTTTGCAATGCTTGTAGACAGATCCTGTCGACGAAGAAAAGTGTTCTGAAAGTACACGTCTCATGTAAAAAGCACCAAGACGGgaagcaaaagttaaaaagatccAAACTAAGGGAGCAGACCATAACGGAAgctttgaaaagagaagaaagctgtAAGTCAAAAGATAGCACTTTGCCTGTGGAAGAATGTGCTTATCGACTCGAAGTTGTCACCGAGTTTTTGAAGGCGGGTATTCCAATTGCTAAAACAGACATGCTACGGtctcttttagagaaaaacggATATCGACTTACTGGAAGTTCGAATCTAGGACAGTATGTTTCCATGGCTTTGAAACAGGAAATCGAACAGATCAAGCACGAATTAGAGATGCCAGGACAAGTTGGCTTGACAAGGGACATTTCCGTAATTTTCGACGGTAGCACAAGACAAGGGGAGGCAATTGCAATAATAGTTCGATTCATGGACAATGACTGGAACATTACCCAGCGGCTTGTGAGAATCCAGGTGTGTTCAAAGTCAGTCAATGCCAACGAACTGGCACAAGTTCTGAATCAGTGCCTGTCTGTTGAATACAGGGTCAGAGGAAATTCATTGATTGCCGCTATGCGAGATGGTGCTAGCGTCAACCAGGCAGCACTGAACATAGTATCCTTCATATTCCCAAACATGTTGAATGTTGTGTGCTTCTCCCACACCTTAGACAACGTGGGGAACCATTTCGAGATCCCGACCCTGAAAGAGTTCGGTAGCATGTGGATTAGAATGTTTCGTAACAGTTGCAAGGCGAAGCTGTTATGGAAGGACCTCACGGGTAGAGCACCAAAGTCATACAGCGAAACTAGATGGTGGTCGAGGTGGGAGGTGTATCAGCAGTTGATGGTGCAATTTGGAGATCTCGAAAGGTACATGGAAGAAGCAAAGGATGCAAAGGTCTGCCCGCAGATTCTACCACAACTTCAAGAGATTCTTTCTGATCCACAGCAACTCATGCTCTTGAAGCTTGAGCTTGCCGCTACCATAGATATcggcgaacattttgtgaaggCCACGTATTTCCTGGAAGGGGATggtcctttgattttttcctgttatgaGAAGGTGAGCGCAGTTAACCAAGCTTGTCAAGCTCCTCATTACCCGAACGTCCACGCAATTGCGACTGCAATTGCAAGAGAAGACCCTGGTCAGAATGTAGCAGCACTTGAACGGAGGGCGAAGGCTTGTGTTGAACCGGCAATTACATGGTTCCGGAGGAAGTTCAATGTCGACCTGTATGATTTACTGATGGCTTTCAAGGCAGCCAGACTATTCTGCCCTGTTAGCGTCCAGTGGCTTAGGCCAACAGATGCATCCGTAGAGTCATTGAGGGCATTTCCTTTCTTGGATAGTGATGCTATCATCAACGGTCTCAAAGTCGAGCTACCTGTCTATTTAGCAGCTGCTGAAGATGTCAATGTACTGAGTGAGGAGCAGAAAGTTGAATGGTGGCACAGGCAGGAGGAGCGACTTCCTCGTTGGGCTACGGCGGTAAAGCAAGTCCTACTCATACAGCCTTCTTCTGCAGCCGCAGAAAGGGTGTTTTCAATCCTGAAAGCCTCATTCAATGAGCAGCAAGATTGTGCTCTCGTCGATTACATTCAAGCCAGTGTGATGGCACAATACAACAAGCGATAA